TGGTCCACATCAAATCTCTCTAGCGCGTTCTCGAGGTTATATTTGCCGGTCTCGCTGTACCAGTTATGGTTGAAGGTGACAGCCAAAGGGTTCAATTTGTATACCTGCGTCACAACATACAGCTGGAAGGTGCTGTCCTTTCCGCCGCTTATAGGGACGATACAGTCGTAATTGCTCCCGTCCTTTGAACGGTATTTCTCAAGGATCTTCCTCAGCTTCGCCTCCCTCTCCTTCCAGTTTATGTGTATCTTCTGTTCGGAAGAACGGCAGGGCTGGCAGATACCCATTTCGTCGAATGCCAGGCCTTCGGCCGTCTCCGGCATGCAGCAGCGGACACAGTATCTTATCTTCCCGTGAAAGAGCGGTTTGCCGTATCCGGCCTTTTTGGCCAACCGTTCGTAACGCGTCTGCTTAACGCGCTTTTTATCGCCCATTTCCCGTCACCTCGCCTTCTTTCTTCTCATATACTCATCGCGCAATATGCCGTATTCTATGATATCCTGGTAGGCGCCGTCCTTTAAGAACGCCTGGCGCCTGCGGCCTTCCTTTTTCATCCCCATGTGGGCGGCCAGTCCTTGCATCGCGATATTTTTCTCGTTGGTCCCGCAGTAGACCCTGTGCAAATTAAGCGCCAGGAAAGCGTGCCGCAATAACAGGCCCGACGCTTCCTTGGCTATTCCCCTGCCCCAATACTTCTTCTCCCCGATGATTATGGCAAATTCCCCATTTCTCGCTATCCAGTCGATCCCGTGCAATGCAATATTCCCGATATGCCGGTCGTTCTTTTTGGACACTATCGCGAGCACAAGGTCAGAGCCGCTGTTATTCACCCTGTCTACGTAACTTTCCGCCTTGGCGGCCGAGTTCGGGAAGCGCCCATGGGCGTTGTTGCGGCATACTTCCCGGTCGTTAAGCCACTGAGGATAATTGCCTTTAACATCACCCTTCTCAATAGCTCTGAGATAGATCTGTTTTCCTTCCAAAAATACGGATCTCATGCGCTACTCCTTCTTTTTAGTTCGGAACGGTTCTCCCAGACTTTTTCGAAGGCTCTCACGACATCATCCAGGTCATTCTTCTTCATCCCGGCATGCATCAGGTCGTTTATAAAAAGTTCCGACCCGTACATCCGCTCTGCGACAGGACAGGACCCTTTCGAATAATCGGCCTTCCCTTTATAGAACTTCCTGCCAAACGGCAGGCCGGACCTGCCGTAGGCGATCCTCTTTTGGTACATCGGCTGCATATATAAGGGCCTGACGTATCCGCCCCATATGCGGACGCCAAGGTCTTCGGACTTTTCGGTAGGCGCAAGCTCGGCGCGGACCGCGTCGAGGAACAAGTCCCGCCCTACGCCTGCGGCCTCTTTATCGAATTTGAACGGTTGTATATAATACGCGTGCTCGCAATGCGGCCTCTTGGGCGGGACGACTATCGCCGGTACGGCGCCCAGTTTTGATTCCAGGTACCGGCAATTATTCTGCCGGATCCCCAGCAGGCCCTTAAGCTTTTTCAACTGGCATATGCTTACCGCCGCTTCAAGCTCGGTCATCCTGAAATTGTAGCCTATCATGTTCACGAGGTTTTTTTGTTTTTTGTCTCCTACGACCGCTTCGGCGTGGTTACGGATAAGCCGCACCCGGTCGGCCAATTCATCGTTGTCCGTGACTACTATACCGCCTTCCCCACACTGGATATGCTTATGACAATTCAAGGAGAATACGCCGATATCGGCCAGGGTCCCTGCGTACTTTCTTTTGTATCTTGCTCCGGGTGCCTGGGCGGCATCCTCTATTACTGCCAGCTTATGGCGCCGGGCTATCGCATTTATCCTGTCCGCGTCATAGGGTTGGCCGAATATATCGACAACTATTATAGCCCTGGTCCTGGACGTTATGCGCTCTTCCACCGATACCGGGTCGAGGCAAAAGTAATCTTCCTCTATATCGGCAAAGACCGGGACGCCCTGGAAAATAACGGCCGCCGTGGCCGAGGCTGACATGGTATAGGGTGAAACTATTACCTCGTCCCCAAGGCTTATCCCCGCTGCGCCTGCCGCGCAATAAAGTCCCGACGTACAGGAATTGACCGCAACAGCGTGCTTCACGCCGAAGTATTTTGCCCATTCACCTTCAAGCCGGCGCACCCCGGGACCGCCGAAAAAATACTTCTCATCCCATGATCCCAGGAATTCCGAAAGTACCCCGGAATCTATGACTCCGCAAAGCGCCTTCTTCTCTTCCTTTCCTACTGTCCTATAAAAAGGAAAAAGCCTCTTGCGGACCGGCTTTCCGCCGTAAATCGCCAATCTGCTCATCTTCGCCCCTTCCTGGTTAATTCCGCCTTCGCGATCCCGCAAAATGTCTTGAAAAAATTCTCCCGCGGCATCTCATAGCGTTTCTGGGCAAGCCGGGCCTTCCTGACGAATTTTTCGTCGGTCAACAGGCTGCGAACCAGGCCCGGGAACTGGGAATACGCGTTCGCCGAAGGGCAGTATCCTGCCATCTTCAAAAAAGGTATGCCCGGGATATCAACGCCCGGCAGGAAAGATGAGACAAGCCTTCCTCTCATCATCGCCTCGAACAGGGGCGTCGTATTCATGCCCCAGACATAGTCTGAGCTTGCTATCAGTTCGCTGGCATTATATTTTTTCTTCACCATCCTGACGTTGATATTCCCGGCCAGCTTCTCTTTGGCTATACGGCCGTAACGCCTGTAAATATCCTCTTTCTCGCCGTTAGGGTGGAACTTTACGATCAGGTTCAGGCTCTTGCCGTATCCGGCGGAAACCTTTGACAGCTCGCCCGCTACCCGTTCAAAGATCTTAAATTGGTTGTATTCTACCGGCGGTTCGGTCGGCTCGGCAAGATATAATATTGTCTTTGTGCCCGGATCCAGCGACAACTGCCTTAGCATACGCTTTCTAATATTGCCAAGGCCTCTCAAAGGGGCTGTTGCCGATGAAAAATACGGGTTCCCTGTGCGGACTATCCTTGCCCGATTGCCGAAATATTTGCGGCATAAACCTTCCGCTATGCCGTCGACCACGCAGATCCAGTCGGGGACGCAGGTCTCGCCGGTCTTAGAATAAATGAACCTCTTTTCGAAATTTGTCCACCAATCTATGAAAGATACGACCGGAACCCCGCAGGCCTTTCCGGCCTTTATATAATCCCTCTCGAGGTCATCGTTTATGCTCGTGCCGGTCACGATCAGGTCCGGCCTTTCGGCCCGGACAAAATCACATATGTACGGATAACCGCTCTGCGCCTGCCTGCGCACGTCTGGTCCGGTGCCCGCTTCTACGGCCAGGGGAAATCCCGGCCCCCGGGCCGCTACGCAGACATTTGCGCCGAGCTTTTTCAACGGCCGGTACAAGAGCAGCACCGCCTGCGATGCGCCGGGGTCGCGGATAGCCATTATTATCTTTTTCCCATTTAAATCCATATGTTTCTTACGGCCTTCTTGCCTTGCGCCAGATCTCCGACGCCAGCCTGATTATTTCCATTTCATTCTTCAAGGGCCCGTGGTCTATAGACTGCGCGCGGAAGGCCTTCACGATACCGGAGACGGAATTTTTCATTGCCTTCGAGATCGTTGAAGGATAACGACGGGCAGGTGCCAACTCCTGAAAATCCGGATACACACATGATCTCCTTACCTTAAAGATATCGACCTCGCCCTGATCGCCTATTCTCACACGCGCCTTTTTGTAAAACAGGTCCAGCTCAAGATAAGGGTAGTCTTTCCCGTCTACCCAGCTGAAGAATACCGGTTTCCCGTCCTTCGTTTTTAAAAGGATTGAAGCGCCAAAATCGTCTTTGTAAAGCTTGACTATTGACGCGATCAGCGAAAAATCCGGCTTGTGCCCGAACAATAAAAGTAGGTCGACAAGGTGAACCGCATTTTGCAGGAAACCGCCGTAATAGACCGCCCGGCCGGCTTGGAAACCTCCGAACTCACCCCCGATTATGCGTCCTTTAACCCTGTTTATCGATTCATCCCAGCGACGGAGGTAATTTACGGCGATATAAGCGCCTTTCTTTTTAGCTAAATCGGCGAGTTCCGCGGTCTGGGAGATCTTGTAAGTAAGCGGTTTTTCCGCCAGGATATACCTGACCCCCGAATTCTCCAGGATCCATTTTATTATATTATAGTGGGCCGATGTCGTGGCG
The nucleotide sequence above comes from Candidatus Omnitrophota bacterium. Encoded proteins:
- a CDS encoding Gfo/Idh/MocA family oxidoreductase; translated protein: MVRAGIIGCGNIAFKWDNPKGPHYNTHAKSYFNEPSARLVSCSDIIFDRAREMARVYPGVIPYRDYREMFRKERLDVVSVCATTSAHYNIIKWILENSGVRYILAEKPLTYKISQTAELADLAKKKGAYIAVNYLRRWDESINRVKGRIIGGEFGGFQAGRAVYYGGFLQNAVHLVDLLLLFGHKPDFSLIASIVKLYKDDFGASILLKTKDGKPVFFSWVDGKDYPYLELDLFYKKARVRIGDQGEVDIFKVRRSCVYPDFQELAPARRYPSTISKAMKNSVSGIVKAFRAQSIDHGPLKNEMEIIRLASEIWRKARRP
- a CDS encoding GNAT family protein codes for the protein MRSVFLEGKQIYLRAIEKGDVKGNYPQWLNDREVCRNNAHGRFPNSAAKAESYVDRVNNSGSDLVLAIVSKKNDRHIGNIALHGIDWIARNGEFAIIIGEKKYWGRGIAKEASGLLLRHAFLALNLHRVYCGTNEKNIAMQGLAAHMGMKKEGRRRQAFLKDGAYQDIIEYGILRDEYMRRKKAR
- a CDS encoding DegT/DnrJ/EryC1/StrS family aminotransferase; its protein translation is MSRLAIYGGKPVRKRLFPFYRTVGKEEKKALCGVIDSGVLSEFLGSWDEKYFFGGPGVRRLEGEWAKYFGVKHAVAVNSCTSGLYCAAGAAGISLGDEVIVSPYTMSASATAAVIFQGVPVFADIEEDYFCLDPVSVEERITSRTRAIIVVDIFGQPYDADRINAIARRHKLAVIEDAAQAPGARYKRKYAGTLADIGVFSLNCHKHIQCGEGGIVVTDNDELADRVRLIRNHAEAVVGDKKQKNLVNMIGYNFRMTELEAAVSICQLKKLKGLLGIRQNNCRYLESKLGAVPAIVVPPKRPHCEHAYYIQPFKFDKEAAGVGRDLFLDAVRAELAPTEKSEDLGVRIWGGYVRPLYMQPMYQKRIAYGRSGLPFGRKFYKGKADYSKGSCPVAERMYGSELFINDLMHAGMKKNDLDDVVRAFEKVWENRSELKRRSSA